A single genomic interval of Phocoenobacter uteri harbors:
- a CDS encoding MarR family winged helix-turn-helix transcriptional regulator, whose product MTIDNHQLSNQLCHRFYVISNAITRRYRASLEKVNLTYPQYVAMMALWEEDNISVGELHKKTLIDNGCLTLMLKKMCDKNLITLVVSETDKRMKRVKLTEKGAKLKEIVQKEREKAQQEQNKLLTEDEFQQLVFLLDKFKSGLI is encoded by the coding sequence ATGACAATAGATAACCACCAATTATCCAATCAGCTTTGCCATCGTTTTTATGTGATTTCAAACGCAATTACACGGCGTTATAGAGCATCACTTGAAAAGGTGAATTTAACCTATCCGCAATATGTAGCAATGATGGCTTTGTGGGAAGAGGATAATATTAGTGTTGGCGAGTTACATAAAAAAACCTTAATTGACAATGGTTGCTTAACATTAATGTTAAAAAAAATGTGTGATAAAAATTTAATTACCCTCGTTGTGAGTGAGACAGACAAGCGAATGAAAAGAGTAAAACTCACAGAGAAAGGGGCTAAATTAAAAGAAATTGTACAAAAAGAGCGGGAAAAAGCACAACAAGAGCAAAATAAATTACTCACAGAAGATGAATTTCAACAGCTTGTATTTTTATTAGATAAATTTAAGTCTGGCTTGATTTGA
- a CDS encoding exo-alpha-sialidase, producing MSKQHKKMNYKGNRSVLSLAISTALLSATISIPSFAQIQDEQFQAFGIERFDSQKLFHQSLTEQGSDNVPIWRIPSLLRTQNGTLIAAADKRFQHRGDWGDIDTAIRLSNDEGKTWSNIKTILDLPTANEGRSPLAPNNPVTWNAWGNRDHNGCGGYCNSAFLIDPVMLQDKNNGRVFLAVDMFSDGAGFFGIKESGAGTITTAGKTYPLLRHTNEEGIDERWTLRENGDVYNEKGEKTSYNVVVKGNPDIAFKDLGDITDTTSGQKIGNIYLSQSNPPILAVNTANIWLMHSDDEGKSWSSPVNISSQVKKDWMRFFGVGPGVGIQTKNGNLLIPIYYTNQHGKQSTAVIISEDGGQNWVLSESPNDHRWNDKSSMTLNSGNRGFELTESQMVELDSGDIKLFMRNSSGKTMMATSKDGGYTWSAPQQTPIDHGYSQLSIIKYSKKINGKEILIYSGQSISGSGGDPLRRDGKLLIGEVQPDGEIVWKPATLSKNIDSGEEGKSQNNAGYKNGFVYSSLAELGNGNIGLAYEPTVDYTTIKYQQIDLGDLFFKEGKIFADQRQQARHFTFNGAENLEKIGDGTAIKSGIGQAQGGITVSEGTLVLDQKANDQGESKAFTTVQLQNNAVLEIKGVQNIDNLEIKVDSDPMLKFTLDNNSPTMLNVNGDAKLVGEKLELAPPERDLIVPAPKPLYGKELISRYALMYPDDDWVKSQMAAWEAYDLAYEKALSDKIAEQDKQKQAFEKEQQTKLAKADNQVKVSVAVKGKLAREGLKLFSIKGTNSLNFKLVNNIESGLLMYELGKKLPQTQSRGVDKPADIVLQPAMETLSNGAKRLKVSADFGAFATSPIAMLNETDWLNGSFLSEVNASKSQRIFAKYLLNNTHYRTDLSFAKQGENYDSSSRGLMIGGVLATDIGRFGIAMSKTKMTVSPREKEAILNSFGMNINFAKNINQFAFDIDAGQHWYKGDIQNSATFKGKTTSLGTSIGYNLLQDDTFNVMPQLAFSFLQGKIKDVKTQKEVDIHYNKFNTFKTSLGLKAGMMVNHLELNGYMGYSWFKGNNATFRADSNRFGIGKLANQWQFGTQAIYHFNPKLSFGLELGYKSNHKDQTNVGANIRWLF from the coding sequence ATGTCAAAACAGCATAAAAAAATGAACTACAAAGGAAATCGTAGTGTTTTAAGTTTAGCTATCAGCACAGCCTTACTATCTGCGACCATTTCAATACCCTCTTTTGCTCAAATTCAAGATGAGCAATTTCAAGCATTTGGTATTGAACGTTTTGATAGTCAAAAATTATTTCATCAATCTTTAACGGAACAAGGTTCAGATAATGTGCCTATTTGGCGTATTCCTTCCTTATTGCGAACTCAAAATGGCACGTTAATTGCTGCTGCGGATAAGCGTTTCCAACATCGGGGGGATTGGGGAGATATTGATACTGCAATTCGTCTTTCAAATGATGAGGGTAAAACATGGTCAAATATCAAAACAATTTTAGATTTACCAACCGCAAATGAAGGTCGATCACCGCTTGCACCAAACAATCCAGTGACGTGGAATGCTTGGGGAAATCGTGATCATAATGGTTGTGGTGGATACTGTAATAGTGCTTTTTTGATTGATCCAGTGATGTTGCAAGACAAAAATAATGGACGTGTTTTCTTAGCTGTAGATATGTTTTCAGATGGTGCGGGATTTTTTGGTATTAAAGAATCCGGTGCTGGTACGATAACAACAGCAGGTAAAACTTATCCGTTATTACGTCATACAAATGAAGAGGGTATAGATGAACGTTGGACATTGAGAGAAAATGGAGATGTTTATAATGAAAAAGGCGAAAAAACATCTTATAACGTGGTCGTAAAAGGCAATCCTGATATTGCATTTAAAGATTTAGGTGACATCACTGATACCACAAGCGGTCAAAAAATAGGGAATATTTACTTATCTCAAAGCAATCCCCCAATTTTAGCGGTAAATACAGCAAATATTTGGTTGATGCATTCTGATGATGAGGGGAAAAGTTGGTCTAGCCCTGTGAATATTTCAAGCCAAGTGAAAAAAGATTGGATGAGATTCTTTGGTGTTGGTCCAGGTGTTGGTATTCAAACTAAAAATGGTAATTTGTTAATACCTATTTATTATACGAATCAACACGGCAAACAATCTACGGCAGTGATTATATCCGAAGATGGCGGACAAAATTGGGTGTTGAGTGAATCCCCGAACGATCATCGCTGGAATGATAAATCATCAATGACATTAAATAGTGGAAATCGAGGTTTTGAACTCACAGAATCACAAATGGTGGAGCTAGACAGTGGTGATATTAAGCTATTTATGCGTAATTCTTCTGGAAAAACAATGATGGCAACGAGTAAAGACGGTGGTTATACATGGTCAGCACCTCAGCAAACACCAATCGATCACGGTTATTCCCAACTTTCTATTATTAAATATTCTAAAAAAATCAATGGAAAAGAGATCTTAATTTATTCAGGGCAGTCTATTTCAGGGAGTGGCGGTGATCCATTACGTCGTGATGGTAAGTTGCTTATTGGTGAAGTGCAGCCAGATGGCGAAATTGTATGGAAACCAGCAACATTATCAAAAAATATTGATAGCGGAGAAGAGGGAAAATCTCAAAATAATGCAGGTTATAAAAATGGATTTGTGTATAGTTCATTGGCAGAGCTAGGAAACGGTAATATTGGTTTAGCTTATGAGCCAACGGTGGACTATACAACAATTAAATATCAACAAATTGATTTGGGCGATCTTTTCTTTAAAGAGGGAAAAATTTTTGCAGATCAACGCCAACAAGCTCGCCACTTTACTTTTAATGGTGCAGAGAACCTTGAAAAAATAGGCGATGGTACGGCGATAAAATCAGGTATTGGACAAGCACAAGGAGGAATAACGGTTTCAGAAGGGACATTAGTATTAGATCAAAAAGCAAATGATCAAGGAGAAAGTAAAGCCTTTACTACGGTGCAGTTGCAGAATAATGCTGTATTAGAAATAAAAGGTGTACAAAATATTGATAACTTGGAGATTAAGGTCGATTCAGATCCTATGCTTAAATTTACCCTAGATAATAATTCACCAACTATGTTGAACGTGAATGGTGATGCAAAACTTGTTGGCGAAAAATTAGAGCTAGCACCACCTGAACGGGATTTGATTGTGCCAGCACCAAAACCGTTATATGGAAAAGAGTTGATTTCCCGATATGCACTTATGTACCCTGATGATGATTGGGTTAAATCACAAATGGCAGCTTGGGAAGCCTATGATCTTGCTTATGAGAAAGCACTATCCGATAAAATAGCAGAGCAAGACAAACAAAAACAGGCTTTTGAAAAAGAGCAACAAACTAAATTAGCTAAGGCGGATAATCAGGTAAAAGTGAGTGTTGCAGTAAAAGGGAAACTAGCTCGTGAGGGGCTTAAATTATTCAGCATCAAAGGGACAAATTCACTTAATTTTAAACTAGTAAATAATATTGAAAGTGGTTTATTGATGTATGAATTAGGAAAAAAATTGCCTCAAACACAGTCAAGAGGCGTAGATAAACCTGCGGATATTGTGTTGCAACCGGCAATGGAAACCTTATCGAATGGAGCAAAACGCTTGAAAGTATCTGCTGATTTCGGGGCTTTTGCTACATCGCCTATTGCAATGCTGAATGAAACGGATTGGCTTAATGGCAGTTTCTTATCGGAGGTTAATGCATCAAAATCTCAAAGAATATTCGCAAAATATCTTTTAAATAATACCCATTATCGTACTGATTTAAGTTTTGCTAAACAAGGAGAAAACTATGATTCGAGTAGCAGAGGCTTAATGATTGGCGGCGTTTTGGCAACAGATATTGGACGTTTTGGTATTGCGATGAGCAAAACGAAAATGACCGTTTCTCCAAGAGAGAAAGAGGCAATCTTAAATAGCTTTGGAATGAATATAAATTTTGCCAAAAATATCAACCAGTTTGCTTTTGATATAGACGCGGGACAGCATTGGTATAAAGGAGATATTCAAAACAGTGCAACTTTCAAAGGAAAAACAACCAGCTTAGGGACAAGCATAGGCTATAATTTGTTACAAGACGATACCTTTAATGTTATGCCACAGCTTGCATTTTCTTTCCTACAAGGAAAAATCAAGGATGTGAAAACGCAAAAAGAGGTGGATATTCACTATAATAAATTTAACACATTTAAAACATCACTTGGCTTAAAAGCGGGAATGATGGTTAATCATTTAGAATTAAATGGTTATATGGGGTATAGCTGGTTTAAAGGAAATAATGCAACATTCCGAGCGGATTCAAATCGCTTTGGAATAGGGAAATTAGCAAATCAATGGCAATTTGGTACGCAAGCTATTTATCACTTTAATCCAAAACTTTCATTTGGTCTTGAATTGGGCTATAAATCTAATCATAAAGATC
- a CDS encoding glutathione S-transferase family protein, which produces MITLHHLENSQSFRIIWLLEELNVPYELKVYARDKKTMLAPEEYKALHPAGTAPIITDGDVVLAETNAIVDYILDKYSEEGQRLRPAQGDKNRVPYLYWFHAGQGSLMPMLLMVFIFNSMTEKTPFLMRPLIRRVTQTAATFFPMPRIKKLLGYMNDQLEENQFLAGNELTAADIVTSFDLMTIGRIKLFNFQRDYPNIATYLERVEAIESYKKALAKSEK; this is translated from the coding sequence ATGATTACATTACACCATCTAGAAAATTCACAATCTTTTCGCATTATTTGGTTGCTTGAAGAATTGAACGTACCTTATGAACTGAAAGTGTACGCACGTGATAAAAAAACGATGTTAGCACCAGAGGAATACAAAGCATTACACCCAGCAGGCACAGCCCCAATTATTACAGATGGCGATGTTGTATTAGCAGAAACCAATGCGATCGTGGATTATATTTTAGATAAATATAGCGAAGAAGGGCAAAGATTACGTCCTGCACAAGGCGATAAAAATCGTGTGCCTTATTTATACTGGTTCCACGCAGGGCAGGGAAGTTTAATGCCAATGTTATTGATGGTGTTTATTTTTAATTCAATGACAGAAAAAACACCTTTCTTAATGCGTCCGTTGATTAGACGTGTTACCCAAACGGCAGCAACCTTCTTTCCAATGCCACGTATCAAAAAACTACTTGGTTATATGAATGATCAGTTAGAAGAAAATCAATTTTTAGCAGGCAATGAGCTTACTGCTGCGGATATTGTAACAAGTTTTGATTTAATGACGATTGGACGTATTAAACTGTTTAATTTCCAAAGAGATTACCCGAATATCGCTACTTATTTAGAGCGTGTTGAAGCGATAGAATCATACAAGAAAGCATTAGCAAAAAGTGAGAAATAA